From Glycine max cultivar Williams 82 chromosome 11, Glycine_max_v4.0, whole genome shotgun sequence, the proteins below share one genomic window:
- the LOC100815924 gene encoding U11/U12 small nuclear ribonucleoprotein 25 kDa protein isoform X3, which produces MEEYNKSSVKKARLNSLLTTLLDDPILSDVPKNPTFADVDTLINLELGSAMRISVLKLDGTTLVMNSATVKDLKLAIKKKVNDMEQSSMGHRHISWKHVWANYCLSCHNNKLLDDNEALQNFGVRNNSQVQFVSYVMTKESRRHSKRRKHRFFHGLNKRS; this is translated from the exons ATGGAAGAATATAACAAGAGCAGCGTGAAGAAGGCAAGGTTGAACTCATTGCTGACAACCTTGCTAGATGATCCTATACTTTCTGATGTCCCCAAGAACCCAACTTTTGCAGATGTTGACACTCTCATCAACCTTGAATTGGGTAGTGCCATGCGCATTTCTGTCCTGAAATTGGATGGAACTACACTTG TGATGAATTCAGCGACAGTCAAGGATTTGAAACTTGCCATCAAGAAGAAGGTAAATGACATGGAACAATCCAGCATGGGTCACCGCCATATTTCCTG GAAGCACGTATGGGCAAATTATTGTTTATCATGCCATAACAACAAGCTCCTAGATGATAATGAAGCACTTCAAAATTTTGGTGTGCGGAATAATTCTCAG GTTCAATTTGTCTCCTATGTCATGACAAAAGAATCTCGGAGGCACTCGAAGAGGAGAAAGCATCGTTTTTTTCATGGCCTTAATAAGCGTTCCTGA
- the LOC100815924 gene encoding U11/U12 small nuclear ribonucleoprotein 25 kDa protein isoform X4 codes for MFPGLNCMQADQKVGCFGKLGSINMEEYNKSSVKKARLNSLLTTLLDDPILSDVPKNPTFADVDTLINLELGSAMRISVLKLDGTTLVMNSATVKDLKLAIKKKVNDMEQSSMGHRHISWKHVWANYCLSCHNNKLLDDNEALQNFGVRNNSQVQFVSYVMTKESRRHSKRRKHRFFHGLNKRS; via the exons ATGTTCCCTGGCCTCAATTGTATGCAGGCTGACCAAAAAGTTGGTTGTTTTGGAAAGCTTGGGAGCATAAACATGGAAGAATATAACAAGAGCAGCGTGAAGAAGGCAAGGTTGAACTCATTGCTGACAACCTTGCTAGATGATCCTATACTTTCTGATGTCCCCAAGAACCCAACTTTTGCAGATGTTGACACTCTCATCAACCTTGAATTGGGTAGTGCCATGCGCATTTCTGTCCTGAAATTGGATGGAACTACACTTG TGATGAATTCAGCGACAGTCAAGGATTTGAAACTTGCCATCAAGAAGAAGGTAAATGACATGGAACAATCCAGCATGGGTCACCGCCATATTTCCTG GAAGCACGTATGGGCAAATTATTGTTTATCATGCCATAACAACAAGCTCCTAGATGATAATGAAGCACTTCAAAATTTTGGTGTGCGGAATAATTCTCAG GTTCAATTTGTCTCCTATGTCATGACAAAAGAATCTCGGAGGCACTCGAAGAGGAGAAAGCATCGTTTTTTTCATGGCCTTAATAAGCGTTCCTGA
- the LOC100789330 gene encoding AP-5 complex subunit beta-1 has protein sequence MAEKAAAPPPSKPLTTQEWETLIEGFQNGVHCKWSSLDPLFDPLLSSLHRKDFPLSLKLQLLVFLDEFSLSFFTSHNHLHRLVDALKTVVHAPLEAAAPSASTFKDQFMVSTTSILICASENVVVEAQTENNLVEFLLTVINRPNFGSDRHTRGVACECLRELERWKPGLLSDVVGHLWSLCQNERTHASQYYLLLFTSVIHSIVARKLNVSILTTSVPMVPFNAPNCVTDSGSGSSSDLGSGLNVKELRRALAFLLEWPQVMTPSGMMEFMCMIIPVAVALELQPSMLKVQLFGMIHSFDPILCHVVLSMYLRFLNAFDGQEGEVSRRLLLISRESQHYLVFRLLALHWLLGFNRMIFNKAKPSLELCSTFFPVLFDPLALKALKLDLLAFCSVCARVLRLKGGSHELIDPVRLFEDGLVCVSSFKWLPPGSTETAVAVRTSHKFLIASSSHSDNDPSTTRDLLDSAIFRTLQGLLVNMMLESRRLVPIVVAFVDRLLSCQKHSWLGECLLQKFDKHLLPNVRMDYKLVYCFPIFERIAENQTIPPCALLELLTNFMIFLVEKHGPDTGMKSWSQGSRALGICRTMLMHHHSSRLFLRLSRLLSFTCLYFPDLEVRDNSRIYLRMLVCIPGKKLRDILNLGDTILGISQSSHPTSFFNVQSPRPSQKLKTFKNLSSCIHLERLVPLLVKQFWSLSLSNLVVSNTKPAYLESIRDLKAPVEENEFSDSSNTQIIPESGRINHPQEPLRVMDSRVAEILNTLRKYFSCIPDFRYIPGLKVRISCCLRFESNTFNRMLGKDKTATSLEEVDALPAIYATVLKFSSSAPYVSIPSYRIPFLLGEPYNKDSASQDASLSIVPVDVGNDSQEEEKYRAIVEIDLEPREPTPGIVDVHIETNAENSQIIQGQLQGITVGIEDMFLKAIVPTDIPEDEIPRYNFDLFNTLWEACGSSSSTGRETFQLKGGKGIAAISGTQSVKLLDVPATSLIQATERHLAHFVVGVSGEPLIDAIWEGGIIQNVIWEDASPDATSVTNHDTGPLRLTYNDEEYEKGAISNSRKRNLGCFLVLIFLPPRFHLLFQMEVGDVSTLVRIRTDHWPSLAYIDDYLEALYLS, from the exons ATGGCGGAGAAAGCGGCGGCGCCACCACCGTCGAAGCCTCTTACAACTCAGGAGTGGGAAACCCTAATCGAAGGCTTCCAGAACGGCGTGCACTGCAAATGGAGCTCTCTGGATCCTCTCTTCGATCCCCTTCTCTCCTCTCTGCACCGGAAGGACTTCCCTCTCTCCCTCAAGCTCCAACTCCTCGTCTTCCTCGACGAATTCTCTCTATCCTTCTTCACCTCACATAACCACCTCCACCGTCTCGTCGACGCGCTCAAAACCGTCGTTCACGCGCCCCTCGAAGCCGCCGCCCCTTCAGCTTCCACCTTCAAGGACCAATTCATGGTCTCCACCACCTCAATTCTCATCTGCGCATCTGAAAACGTCGTTGTCGAGGCTCAAACGGAGAATAACTTGGTCGAGTTCTTGTTAACGGTCATAAACCGGCCGAATTTCGGTTCGGACCGGCACACGCGCGGCGTCGCGTGCGAATGCCTCAGGGAATTGGAGCGGTGGAAACCGGGATTGCTTTCGGATGTGGTTGGACACTTGTGGAGTCTGTGCCAGAACGAGCGAACTCACGCTTCACAGTATTACCTCCTGCTCTTCACTTCGGTGATTCATAGCATCGTCGCTCGGAAACTCAACGTCTCGATTCTCACCACGTCGGTTCCGATGGTTCCGTTCAATGCGCCAAATTGCGTGACGGATTCGGGTTCGGGTTCAAGTTCAGATTTAGGTTCGGGATTGAATGTGAAGGAGTTGAGGAGGGCGTTAGCGTTTTTGCTGGAGTGGCCGCAAGTGATGACTCCTAGCGGGATGATGGAGTTTATGTGTATGATAATTCCCGTGGCTGTGGCGTTGGAATTGCAACCTTCCATGCTGAAGGTGCAGTTGTTTGGAATGATTCATTCCTTTGACCCTATCCTGTGTCATGTCGTTTTGAGCATGTATCTGCGTTTCTTGAATGCGTTTGATGGTCAAGAGGGAGAGGTTTCTCGCAGGCTCTTGTTGATTTCCAGAGAATCTCAGCATTATTTGGTGTTTCGCTTGTTGGCTCTGCACTGGCTGTTGGGTTTCAATCGAATGATTTTCAACAAGGCAAAGCCTTCCCTTGAATTGTGCTCCACTTTCTTTCCTGTTTTGTTTGATCCTCTGGCTTTGAAAGCCTTGAAGCTTGACCTTCTTGCCTTTTGCTCGGTTTGTGCTCGTGTATTGAGGCTCAAAGGTGGTTCTCATGAGCTAATTGATCCGGTGAGGCTGTTTGAGGATGGCCTTGTTTGTGTGTCTTCTTTCAAATGGTTGCCTCCTGGGAGCACAGAGACTGCTGTTGCAGTCCGCACCTCCCATAAGTTTCTGATTGCTTCATCGTCTCATTCCGATAATGATCCTTCCACCACGAGGGATCTGTTGGACTCTGCGATATTTCGCACTTTGCAG ggGTTGCTTGTGAACATGATGTTGGAGAGTAGGAGACTGGTTCCCATTGTTGTTGCTTTTGTTGACCGTTTACTCTCGTGTCAAAAGCATTCTTGGTTGGGTGAGTGCTTACTTCAGAAGTTTGATAAGCACTTGCTTCCAAATGTGAGGATGGATTATAAGTTGGTTTACTGCTTCCCAATATTTGAAAGAATTGCTGAAAATCAGACAATACCTCCTTGTGCATTGTTAGAGCTGCTCACAAACTTCATGATTTTCCTTGTGGAGAAACATGGCCCAGATACAGGGATGAAATCATGGTCCCAGGGAAGTCGAGCTCTTGGAATTTGCCGAACTATGTTGATGCATCACCATAGCTCTAGATTGTTCCTAAGACTATCTCGTCTACTTTCTTTTACATGTCTCTATTTTCCTGATTTGGAAGTCCGTGATAATTCAAG GATCTACTTGCGTATGCTGGTCTGCATTCCAGGAAAGAAGCTTAGAGACATCTTGAATCTGGGGGACACGATTCTTGGAATTTCACAATCTTCACATCCAACCTCGTTTTTCAACGTTCAGTCACCTCGACCTTCTCAGAAATTGAAGACATTTAAAAACTTATCATCCTGCATTCACCTTGAGCGTCTGGTCCCATTGTTAGTCAAACAGTTTTGGTCTCTGTCGTTATCAAATTTAGTTGTAAGTAACACCAAACCTGCTTATCTGGAGAGCATCAGAGACCTCAAAGCTCCTGTTGAGGAAAATGAATTTTCTGATAGTTCCAATACACAGATCATTCCTGAATCTGGAAGAATAAATCACCCACAGGAGCCACTCCGTGTCATGGATTCTAGAGTTGCTGAAATTTTGAACACATTAAGGAAGTACTTTTCCTGCATTCCTGACTTCAGATATATACCAGGTCTCAAAGTCAGAATATCATGTTGTTTGAGATTTGAATCTAATACTTTCAATCGCATGTTGGGAAAAGATAAAACTGCCACGTCCTTGGAAGAGGTGGATGCACTTCCGGCTATATATGCTACTGTGTTAAAATTCTCGTCATCTGCGCCATATGTGTCAATTCCATCCTATCGTATACCTTTTCTTCTTGGTGAACCTTACAATAAAGATTCTGCATCTCAAGATGCCTCCCTAAGTATTGTTCCTGTTGATGTTGGAAATGATTCCCAGGAAGAGGAAAAATATAGAGCTATTGTTGAGATTGATTTGGAGCCCAGGGAACCCACACCAGGTATAGTTGATGTTCACATTGAAACAAATGCAGAAAATAGTCAAATCATCCAAGGTCAACTTCAAGGAATCACAGTAGGCATAGAAGACATGTTTCTCAAGGCTATTGTCCCAACAGACATCCCAGAAGATGAAATACCTCGATACAACTTTGACTTGTTCAATACTTTATGGGAGGCATGTGGCTCATCCTCCAGCACTGGCCGGGAGACATTTCAGTTGAAAGGAGGCAAAGGGATTGCTGCCATCAGTGGAACTCAATCAGTCAAGCTTCTTGATGTCCCTGCAACCTCTTTAATCCAGGCAACTGAGCGCCATTTGGCACATTTTGTCGTAGGTGTGAGTGGGGAGCCACTTATTGATGCCATATGGGAAGGGGGAATCATTCAAAATGTCATTTGGGAAGATGCTTCTCCTGATGCTACTTCTGTTACTAATCATGATACAGGTCCACTCCGTCTTACTTACAATGATGAAGAGTATGAGAAGGGGGCTATTAGCAATAGTAGAAAAAGAAACCTGGGTTGTTTTCTTGTTCTAATATTTCTTCCACCGCGGTTCCATCTCCTTTTCCAAATGGAAGTTGGTGATGTTTCAACTTTAGTTCGTATTCGTACAGATCATTGGCCGAGCTTGGCCTACATTGATGATTATTTAGAAGCTTTGTATCTGTCATAA
- the LOC100815924 gene encoding U11/U12 small nuclear ribonucleoprotein 25 kDa protein isoform X1: MEEYNKSSVKKARLNSLLTTLLDDPILSDVPKNPTFADVDTLINLELGSAMRISVLKLDGTTLDVIVMNSATVKDLKLAIKKKVNDMEQSSMGHRHISWKHVWANYCLSCHNNKLLDDNEALQNFGVRNNSQVQFVSYVMTKESRRHSKRRKHRFFHGLNKRS, from the exons ATGGAAGAATATAACAAGAGCAGCGTGAAGAAGGCAAGGTTGAACTCATTGCTGACAACCTTGCTAGATGATCCTATACTTTCTGATGTCCCCAAGAACCCAACTTTTGCAGATGTTGACACTCTCATCAACCTTGAATTGGGTAGTGCCATGCGCATTTCTGTCCTGAAATTGGATGGAACTACACTTG ATGTGATAGTGATGAATTCAGCGACAGTCAAGGATTTGAAACTTGCCATCAAGAAGAAGGTAAATGACATGGAACAATCCAGCATGGGTCACCGCCATATTTCCTG GAAGCACGTATGGGCAAATTATTGTTTATCATGCCATAACAACAAGCTCCTAGATGATAATGAAGCACTTCAAAATTTTGGTGTGCGGAATAATTCTCAG GTTCAATTTGTCTCCTATGTCATGACAAAAGAATCTCGGAGGCACTCGAAGAGGAGAAAGCATCGTTTTTTTCATGGCCTTAATAAGCGTTCCTGA
- the LOC100815924 gene encoding U11/U12 small nuclear ribonucleoprotein 25 kDa protein isoform X2 — protein sequence MFPGLNCMQADQKVGCFGKLGSINMEEYNKSSVKKARLNSLLTTLLDDPILSDVPKNPTFADVDTLINLELGSAMRISVLKLDGTTLDVIVMNSATVKDLKLAIKKKVNDMEQSSMGHRHISWKHVWANYCLSCHNNKLLDDNEALQNFGVRNNSQVQFVSYVMTKESRRHSKRRKHRFFHGLNKRS from the exons ATGTTCCCTGGCCTCAATTGTATGCAGGCTGACCAAAAAGTTGGTTGTTTTGGAAAGCTTGGGAGCATAAACATGGAAGAATATAACAAGAGCAGCGTGAAGAAGGCAAGGTTGAACTCATTGCTGACAACCTTGCTAGATGATCCTATACTTTCTGATGTCCCCAAGAACCCAACTTTTGCAGATGTTGACACTCTCATCAACCTTGAATTGGGTAGTGCCATGCGCATTTCTGTCCTGAAATTGGATGGAACTACACTTG ATGTGATAGTGATGAATTCAGCGACAGTCAAGGATTTGAAACTTGCCATCAAGAAGAAGGTAAATGACATGGAACAATCCAGCATGGGTCACCGCCATATTTCCTG GAAGCACGTATGGGCAAATTATTGTTTATCATGCCATAACAACAAGCTCCTAGATGATAATGAAGCACTTCAAAATTTTGGTGTGCGGAATAATTCTCAG GTTCAATTTGTCTCCTATGTCATGACAAAAGAATCTCGGAGGCACTCGAAGAGGAGAAAGCATCGTTTTTTTCATGGCCTTAATAAGCGTTCCTGA
- the LOC100789853 gene encoding anamorsin homolog isoform X2 — MDGAVLACTDGAVLPVSQVFDAIRELGNGGLEQWDPLVLTSASLLSKLPVDSSSVDFVILIWLSIDCPVDQLIQEILRVLKVDGTILIRKSSQSAVGSFDKIISSLENKLLLAGFTEPQVLQSAGIKAKKPSWKIGSSFALKKVIRSSPKMQIDFDSDLIDEDSLLTEEDLKKPQLPPGDCEIGSTRKACKNCTCGRAEEEEKVLKLGLTTEQIDNPQSACGNCGLGDAFRCSTCPYKGLPAFKLGEKVFSLPLSLSHQLFGVISLLGSINMEEYNKSSVKKARLNSLLTTLLDDPILSDVPKNPTFADVDTLINLELGSAMRISVLKLDGTTLDVIVMNSATVKDLKLAIKKKVNDMEQSSMGHRHISWKHVWANYCLSCHNNKLLDDNEALQNFGVRNNSQVQFVSYVMTKESRRHSKRRKHRFFHGLNKRS, encoded by the exons ATG GATGGTGCTGTGTTGGCATGTACAGATGGAGCAGTTCTTCCCGTCAGTCAAGTGTTTGATGCAATTAGAGAGCTTGGGAATGGAGGGCTTGAGCAATGGGATCCTCTTGTTCTTACTTCTGCCTCACTCTTAA GCAAGTTGCCTGTGGattcttcctctgttgattttgtgattttaatcTGGCTGTCAATCGATTGTCCTGTGGATCAACTGATTCAAGAAATTCTTAGAGTGTTAAAAGTAGATGGTACAATTCTTATTCGCAAGTCATCTCAGTCTGCTGTGGGTTCATTTGATAAG ATAATATCTTCTCTTGAGAACAAGTTATTGTTGGCAGGGTTTACAGAACCACAAGTTTTACAATCAGCTGGG ATCAAAGCTAAAAAGCCTTCATGGAAAATTGGTTCGTCTTTTGCGCTAAAGAAGGTGATTAGGAGTTCACCTAAAAtgcaaattgattttgattcagATCTGATTGATGAAGATAGTCTTTTGACTGAAGAAGATTTAAAGAAACCCCAGCTTCCACCTG GTGATTGTGAAATTGGGAGCACAAGAAAAGCCTGCAAAAATTGCACCTGTGGGAGGGCTGAAGAGGAGGAAAAAGTATTGAAGTTAGGATTGACAACAGAACAGATTGATAATCCTCAATCAGCTTGTGGCAAT TGTGGGCTAGGGGATGCTTTCAGGTGCAGTACCTGCCCTTACAAGGGACTGCCTGCCTTCAAATTGGGCGAGAAGGtattttctctccctctctctctctctcatcaaCTGTTTGGTGTCATTTCTTTG CTTGGGAGCATAAACATGGAAGAATATAACAAGAGCAGCGTGAAGAAGGCAAGGTTGAACTCATTGCTGACAACCTTGCTAGATGATCCTATACTTTCTGATGTCCCCAAGAACCCAACTTTTGCAGATGTTGACACTCTCATCAACCTTGAATTGGGTAGTGCCATGCGCATTTCTGTCCTGAAATTGGATGGAACTACACTTG ATGTGATAGTGATGAATTCAGCGACAGTCAAGGATTTGAAACTTGCCATCAAGAAGAAGGTAAATGACATGGAACAATCCAGCATGGGTCACCGCCATATTTCCTG GAAGCACGTATGGGCAAATTATTGTTTATCATGCCATAACAACAAGCTCCTAGATGATAATGAAGCACTTCAAAATTTTGGTGTGCGGAATAATTCTCAG GTTCAATTTGTCTCCTATGTCATGACAAAAGAATCTCGGAGGCACTCGAAGAGGAGAAAGCATCGTTTTTTTCATGGCCTTAATAAGCGTTCCTGA